From one Bacteroidota bacterium genomic stretch:
- a CDS encoding CHAT domain-containing protein translates to MSIQKKDSATIVAALNKRAELALLNGDFITAKEQLDACRSWISKSDQEINPLYADYHATMGDYYMNLSDANIALKHYRKVFAIRTVLDGQRSFNTALSLSRLARYHNFMMNIDSALYYAEKAWGIVEENKMDGRIYPVYQILETYAYAFKVRKRSQEMGFNKATEKARQLFLKALDFAAAYHGHENAFSGNILRNIGNTYTDIVLNNSLNEADREEPYKEGMRYYKTVAQIYHHYFGEVHPELSTLYYVMGLLNEYRNNPQEREQKFSCYDRAIEALGVHIYKGDSLNLAEIKACKNKYDLLSILYQKTGALQRAHYESGNRSYLLRAGALAHPMLYLWDQAIQELESEFSNRLLNIYAINMFEQVNNTYQLLYRMDQKRVYLDMMFLIAEKSRNSLRRKLLYQSGATDQNVFEPVSISTLQQKLEPDMYYLCNISHRCMLAVTKDKAFAFETLQSDSLPIYMKDLKAAMINRDPDLYDKKANALYTCIFSQILDSGAVKPRKLLLSMSDYFNGLPVAGLTMRLSLPGSNFGELNYLLHKYEIGNILSASDYVHSFNVKIVSDHSLLGISPSLSSFAKLPFANTLMKEMAEEYEGTFFTASAAEGAVKEIFNGPQGILHLGTHAFMDKANILKSHLLIGDDSLGTEGLSMDSLFRLKKQYNLVSLIACSTGEGSMEYGEGTINFSKAFLYTGSGVTLSTLWDVDDKTSAILAKAFFKELSDGIKPCLALRRTQLEYLRNCANPELSNPYYWAGLIVTGKNNIVIPARKSQIPVVVYMLVGLLVLAVSIAWYKKSRHTDRVRL, encoded by the coding sequence ATGTCTATTCAGAAAAAAGACTCTGCTACCATTGTGGCTGCCCTTAATAAAAGAGCAGAGCTGGCCCTACTCAACGGGGATTTCATTACTGCTAAAGAGCAATTGGATGCCTGTAGATCTTGGATAAGTAAAAGCGATCAGGAAATTAATCCGCTTTACGCCGACTATCATGCTACAATGGGTGATTATTACATGAACCTTTCCGACGCTAACATCGCCCTGAAGCACTATAGAAAGGTCTTTGCGATAAGGACTGTCCTTGATGGGCAGAGATCATTTAATACTGCATTGTCCTTATCCCGGTTAGCACGCTATCATAATTTCATGATGAACATTGATTCTGCTTTGTATTATGCTGAAAAAGCCTGGGGGATCGTGGAAGAGAATAAGATGGACGGTCGGATTTATCCTGTCTACCAGATCCTGGAAACATATGCTTATGCTTTTAAAGTAAGGAAGCGGAGTCAGGAAATGGGTTTCAATAAAGCCACGGAAAAGGCGCGCCAGCTTTTTTTGAAGGCACTGGATTTTGCAGCAGCTTATCATGGCCATGAGAATGCCTTCTCAGGAAATATTCTGCGTAATATTGGTAATACTTATACTGACATTGTACTTAATAATAGTCTGAACGAGGCCGATCGTGAGGAACCGTATAAAGAGGGGATGCGGTATTACAAAACTGTCGCACAAATCTATCATCACTATTTCGGAGAGGTACATCCGGAGTTGAGTACACTTTATTATGTAATGGGCCTTTTGAATGAGTACAGGAACAATCCACAGGAGAGGGAGCAGAAATTTTCATGTTACGACAGAGCCATAGAGGCACTGGGAGTTCATATTTATAAGGGGGATAGTCTCAATCTGGCTGAAATCAAAGCGTGTAAAAACAAGTATGATTTATTAAGCATTTTGTATCAGAAAACAGGAGCGCTTCAGAGGGCACATTATGAAAGCGGTAATAGGAGCTATCTGTTAAGGGCCGGGGCGCTAGCACATCCAATGTTGTACCTCTGGGACCAGGCTATTCAAGAACTGGAATCGGAGTTCTCTAACCGGCTGCTGAATATTTATGCCATTAACATGTTTGAGCAAGTAAACAATACGTACCAATTGCTTTACCGGATGGATCAGAAAAGGGTGTATCTAGATATGATGTTTCTTATCGCCGAGAAGTCCCGTAATTCGCTAAGGAGGAAATTGCTTTATCAGTCGGGTGCTACCGACCAGAATGTCTTTGAGCCGGTTTCGATCAGCACATTGCAACAGAAGCTAGAGCCTGACATGTACTACCTGTGTAATATCAGCCACCGTTGCATGCTTGCTGTAACCAAAGACAAAGCCTTTGCCTTCGAAACACTGCAGTCCGACAGCCTTCCCATATACATGAAAGACCTGAAGGCAGCCATGATAAACAGGGATCCGGATTTGTACGATAAAAAGGCAAATGCCCTCTATACATGTATTTTCAGCCAAATCTTAGATAGCGGGGCCGTTAAGCCTCGGAAACTTTTGTTGTCCATGAGCGACTATTTTAATGGATTACCGGTGGCCGGCCTAACTATGCGGCTATCCCTTCCCGGTAGTAACTTTGGTGAATTGAATTACCTACTGCATAAGTATGAAATAGGCAACATCCTTTCTGCTAGTGATTATGTGCATTCTTTCAATGTAAAAATCGTATCCGATCATTCCCTCCTGGGGATTAGTCCCTCGCTGTCAAGCTTTGCGAAACTACCTTTTGCTAACACCTTGATGAAAGAGATGGCGGAGGAATATGAAGGTACCTTCTTCACCGCTTCCGCCGCAGAGGGTGCCGTGAAGGAAATTTTTAATGGTCCGCAGGGAATCCTTCACCTGGGCACCCATGCTTTTATGGACAAGGCAAATATATTGAAAAGTCATCTGCTGATTGGCGATGATTCTCTTGGGACGGAAGGTCTGAGTATGGATTCATTATTTCGACTTAAAAAGCAATATAATCTGGTGAGCCTTATTGCCTGCAGTACAGGTGAAGGCAGTATGGAATATGGGGAAGGGACTATTAATTTTTCGAAAGCCTTTTTGTATACCGGTAGTGGAGTTACGTTATCCACACTATGGGATGTTGATGATAAGACCAGCGCAATTCTGGCCAAGGCATTTTTTAAAGAATTGTCGGATGGGATCAAGCCCTGCCTTGCCTTGCGACGGACGCAACTGGAGTATCTCCGAAATTGCGCCAACCCGGAACTTTCCAATCCTTATTACTGGGCGGGATTGATTGTGACAGGCAAGAACAACATTGTTATTCCCGCGCGTAAATCACAAATTCCCGTTGTAGTGTATATGCTGGTGGGCCTATTGGTACTGGCAGTGTCGATTGCATGGTATAAAAAAAGCAGGCACACCGATAGGGTGCGCCTGTGA
- a CDS encoding T9SS type A sorting domain-containing protein has protein sequence MNDAFLVKFFETFITTQAPITMSTCPNSSVSFSLIASGVGLSYQWQSKSPSGTQFSNILSGGINNFSGVTTTSLSIGNPSGLDGYEFRCIVSNSLSSEISTTTVLTVYTIPTIQSQPISSTMCSGVSATFILGATGSGLTYQWQYGVNTSSFINLINGGTNSISGSNSSALVIGNTSGLSNYYFRCIVGSSLCPSTATSNFAQLTVINIPTIVTQPASVTVCPNQIANLTLSASGTGLTYQWQNRMGSSGSWVNCSNGAIYSGSTANTLQILNLTGLNNYQYRCVVTNSNACSATSNAVLLTVYTTPSAIITADGGSANPVTINFGDASALLLSGSINSANPNILWTPAVGLSSTTVADPIAYPTNSTNYTVTFTNTNGCTQTVSQQVNVNPLPNNGTISVVSATGLNSFNLFDTLKVEVRLIGASDIYAAYARLRYSGALASNLTYVGYTTGTILGTGAAVISTPPVSSGTYGYDFGISKIGAVPGYSGTGTLYTFFFKPNNIPSSLSGSQVCFFVDNLSITNATSGTPVGLVNQGPSCFNYSSQINVWPGDLDNNKTVNTSDLLKIGIFYNNTGPIRPNANLQWVAQPASLWGFNTSSPNSDAFKVFADGNGDGIINNADQTSVGFNIGKIHPFVSPLDSLDGSGFQRISATGNLTLIPTPGYVNTSQLPQQVELQVNLTNTGGTLDNLYGISFDITVDTNVFDLQNTTFDYGGTIFGVPAQDFLSIEYVANGVVSVGMTRYNNPAINGNGLLCKVRLNTYPTLNYPDTNLVFTGTVMAANDSIGTPVTINPTTFQIPYGVSASLMDATSGNFKMLLYPNPVDELLNLLFDKQVLIREIKVLDGIGRVVAVQTPNQRIRSCLLNTADLVNGIYTLQLTTRNVYIYEKFIKAGN, from the coding sequence ATGAATGACGCTTTTCTTGTTAAGTTCTTTGAAACCTTCATAACGACTCAAGCTCCTATAACCATGTCAACTTGTCCCAATTCGTCTGTAAGCTTTAGTCTAATAGCTTCTGGAGTCGGGTTATCCTATCAATGGCAAAGTAAATCACCTTCTGGTACTCAGTTTTCAAATATTCTATCTGGCGGGATTAATAATTTTTCTGGTGTTACTACCACCTCCTTATCTATTGGTAATCCTTCAGGTCTTGATGGGTATGAATTTCGTTGTATAGTTTCGAATTCGCTTTCTTCAGAAATAAGTACAACTACTGTTTTGACAGTTTATACAATTCCCACTATACAAAGTCAACCAATCAGTTCAACTATGTGTTCAGGGGTGAGTGCTACATTTATTTTAGGTGCAACAGGCAGTGGGTTAACATATCAGTGGCAATATGGAGTAAATACAAGTAGTTTTATTAATCTTATTAATGGCGGTACAAATTCCATTTCTGGCTCAAATTCATCTGCCTTAGTCATTGGAAATACAAGTGGCCTCTCCAACTACTATTTCAGATGTATTGTCGGTTCTTCTTTATGTCCATCAACTGCAACTTCGAACTTCGCCCAGCTTACTGTTATCAACATTCCAACCATTGTAACTCAGCCCGCCTCCGTTACAGTCTGTCCCAACCAAATTGCAAACCTCACTTTAAGTGCTTCAGGTACAGGATTAACTTATCAATGGCAGAACCGTATGGGATCCAGTGGATCATGGGTGAACTGTTCCAATGGGGCTATTTATAGTGGCTCTACCGCGAATACGTTACAGATACTAAACCTTACAGGTCTGAATAATTATCAATACAGGTGTGTAGTAACCAACAGCAATGCGTGTTCTGCCACCAGCAACGCGGTACTCCTTACTGTTTACACAACCCCCTCCGCCATTATCACGGCGGACGGAGGCAGTGCTAATCCGGTCACCATCAACTTTGGCGATGCCAGCGCTCTGCTTTTAAGTGGCTCTATTAATTCCGCTAACCCAAATATTCTCTGGACTCCCGCTGTGGGTCTGAGTTCCACCACGGTTGCGGATCCGATAGCTTATCCCACAAATTCCACCAATTATACGGTTACTTTCACAAACACCAACGGATGTACGCAAACGGTAAGCCAGCAGGTTAATGTGAACCCGCTTCCCAATAATGGAACAATTTCGGTGGTGAGTGCGACGGGGCTCAATAGTTTCAATTTATTCGACACGCTGAAAGTTGAAGTCAGGTTAATTGGTGCATCGGATATCTATGCGGCTTATGCGCGATTACGTTATAGCGGAGCATTGGCATCCAACCTTACTTATGTAGGCTATACGACCGGTACGATTCTGGGAACAGGAGCAGCGGTTATTTCCACACCACCAGTTTCATCCGGCACCTACGGATATGATTTCGGGATATCGAAGATTGGTGCTGTACCGGGGTACTCGGGAACAGGAACCTTGTATACGTTTTTCTTCAAACCCAACAATATCCCTTCCAGTTTGTCGGGCAGTCAGGTTTGTTTTTTTGTCGACAATCTCTCCATCACCAATGCTACTTCTGGGACACCGGTTGGGCTCGTGAACCAAGGGCCAAGCTGCTTCAACTACTCTAGTCAGATAAATGTATGGCCCGGGGATTTGGATAACAACAAAACGGTTAATACATCGGATCTGTTGAAGATAGGTATCTTCTACAACAACACAGGTCCCATACGTCCCAATGCAAATCTGCAGTGGGTTGCACAACCGGCATCGCTGTGGGGCTTCAATACCTCCAGTCCCAACAGTGATGCCTTTAAGGTATTTGCCGATGGCAACGGAGATGGCATCATCAACAACGCAGATCAAACCTCTGTAGGCTTCAACATAGGCAAGATACATCCCTTTGTATCACCGTTGGATAGTCTGGATGGAAGCGGTTTCCAGCGGATATCGGCCACGGGCAACCTTACGCTGATACCCACACCCGGATATGTGAATACAAGTCAGCTGCCTCAACAAGTAGAGTTGCAGGTGAATCTGACCAACACCGGTGGTACATTGGATAATCTATATGGTATATCGTTTGATATCACTGTTGATACGAATGTGTTCGATTTGCAGAACACCACTTTCGATTATGGTGGAACGATCTTCGGTGTTCCTGCGCAGGATTTCCTGAGTATTGAATATGTGGCTAACGGGGTGGTGAGTGTGGGCATGACCCGCTACAACAACCCAGCGATTAATGGGAATGGATTGCTATGCAAAGTAAGACTGAATACCTACCCAACATTGAACTATCCTGATACCAACCTGGTGTTCACTGGCACGGTGATGGCGGCCAACGACAGCATCGGCACACCCGTTACGATTAATCCCACTACGTTTCAAATACCTTACGGAGTATCGGCTTCATTGATGGATGCCACATCGGGAAATTTTAAAATGTTGTTATATCCGAATCCTGTTGACGAACTGTTAAACCTGTTATTCGATAAACAGGTTTTGATAAGGGAAATCAAAGTATTGGATGGGATAGGAAGAGTAGTCGCCGTGCAAACACCCAACCAGCGGATAAGAAGCTGTTTGCTGAATACCGCAGATCTTGTTAATGGTATTTATACTTTACAACTCACTACAAGAAATGTGTATATATATGAAAAATTTATTAAGGCAGGAAACTGA
- a CDS encoding SBBP repeat-containing protein codes for MKLNLSILALLIISINAKAQSTVKNNFSNELSKPAAIFEENKGQMKDQHWKPRPDVLFYGSQAGMHYYIKNNGVSFQLSRVDSWREEDGHAGMPGKEKRQVPDQISTYRVDAHWISHNPDFDIERGKALDGYNNYYNVPDGADTALFVKQYEHVTLKNVWNGIDIHYYGTEGLLETDYLVSPGGDYSQIQMEIKGADLSISKDGHLIMKTPFGEIQEGELKVYQSDERLQAFWQIDDNNKVSFFIPNFNPALAMRIDPVTRVWGTYYGGLGDDYCNSIVTDALRNVYLAGKTSSTSAIASGGHQNTFGANTDAFLVKLDSIGVRQWGTYYGGTAISNEEGLSTTSDASGNIFLAGNTCCISNGIASGGHQNTSGGNSDAFLVKFSNNGVRQWGTYYGGSGNDYGLSTASDVSGNVYLAGHTVSPNAIASGGHQNTFGGGTADAFLVKFNSFGVRLWGTYYGGSSDEIFSSVSVSSGYVYLAGLTGSTTNIASGGHQNTYAGGPNMGDAYLVKFNSNGVRQWGTYYGGSGADIGYSTTTDFVGNVYLAGYTTSTSNIAAGGHQNTITGNSQSAFLVKFNSNGVRQWGTYYGGQNGDFGYSTCTDALGNVFLAGIGGSSPSLIASGGIKILIWGEMHF; via the coding sequence ATGAAGCTTAATTTATCAATTCTTGCGCTATTGATTATTAGCATTAACGCAAAAGCACAATCAACTGTAAAGAATAACTTTAGCAATGAACTAAGTAAGCCAGCCGCCATTTTCGAAGAGAATAAAGGCCAGATGAAGGACCAGCACTGGAAGCCGCGACCGGATGTGCTTTTTTACGGTAGTCAGGCGGGTATGCACTACTACATCAAAAACAACGGTGTTAGCTTCCAGCTTAGCAGGGTAGATAGCTGGCGCGAAGAGGACGGTCATGCTGGTATGCCTGGAAAAGAAAAAAGACAAGTGCCTGATCAGATCAGCACCTACCGGGTGGATGCGCACTGGATATCCCACAATCCTGATTTTGACATTGAGCGGGGTAAAGCATTGGATGGCTATAACAACTATTACAATGTTCCGGATGGAGCAGATACTGCTCTCTTCGTAAAGCAATACGAGCATGTCACTTTGAAAAACGTTTGGAATGGAATCGATATCCACTACTACGGAACGGAAGGATTATTAGAAACGGATTATCTTGTTTCCCCGGGTGGGGACTACAGCCAGATACAGATGGAAATCAAAGGTGCAGACTTGAGTATCAGCAAGGATGGCCATCTGATCATGAAAACCCCTTTTGGCGAAATTCAGGAGGGGGAGTTGAAGGTGTATCAGAGTGATGAGCGCTTACAGGCTTTTTGGCAAATTGATGACAATAACAAAGTGAGTTTCTTTATACCCAACTTTAACCCTGCTCTGGCGATGCGGATTGATCCGGTAACAAGGGTATGGGGAACCTATTATGGGGGACTAGGAGATGATTATTGTAATTCAATCGTCACTGATGCTTTAAGAAATGTTTATCTGGCCGGAAAAACTTCAAGCACATCAGCCATTGCATCTGGAGGTCACCAGAATACCTTTGGAGCTAATACTGATGCTTTTTTAGTGAAACTTGATAGCATTGGAGTGCGCCAGTGGGGAACATACTATGGTGGAACTGCGATTAGTAATGAAGAAGGACTTTCAACCACCTCCGATGCTTCGGGGAATATATTTTTAGCTGGTAATACTTGCTGTATCTCTAATGGAATTGCTTCTGGTGGACATCAAAATACTTCTGGTGGGAATTCAGACGCCTTTTTAGTGAAATTCAGCAATAACGGAGTGCGTCAGTGGGGCACCTATTACGGAGGTAGTGGCAATGATTATGGCCTTTCAACTGCCTCTGATGTTTCAGGGAATGTTTATCTAGCAGGTCATACTGTTAGCCCAAATGCAATTGCATCAGGAGGGCATCAGAACACTTTTGGTGGCGGAACAGCAGATGCATTTTTAGTAAAGTTTAATAGTTTTGGCGTGCGTCTTTGGGGAACTTACTATGGGGGAAGTAGTGATGAAATTTTTTCATCAGTTTCAGTTAGTTCGGGTTATGTGTATCTGGCAGGATTAACTGGTAGTACTACTAACATTGCATCCGGTGGGCATCAAAATACATATGCTGGTGGCCCTAATATGGGCGATGCTTATCTGGTAAAGTTCAACAGCAATGGGGTGCGCCAATGGGGTACATATTATGGTGGTTCTGGTGCTGATATTGGATATTCAACCACCACTGACTTTGTTGGGAATGTGTACTTGGCTGGATATACTACCAGTACATCAAACATTGCCGCAGGAGGACATCAAAATACAATTACTGGTAATTCTCAATCTGCTTTTTTAGTTAAGTTCAACAGTAACGGAGTGCGTCAATGGGGAACCTATTATGGAGGACAAAACGGCGATTTTGGTTATTCAACCTGCACCGATGCACTGGGTAATGTATTTTTAGCTGGAATTGGTGGTAGTAGTCCTTCATTAATTGCCTCGGGGGGTATCAAAATACTTATATGGGGGGAGATGCATTTTTAG